A single Elaeis guineensis isolate ETL-2024a chromosome 15, EG11, whole genome shotgun sequence DNA region contains:
- the LOC105058164 gene encoding protein DETOXIFICATION 48-like, producing the protein MCNTTPDSQLPFSSPKSNLLDVPHKEHSEEDLQRWPTLSEVVEEMRAIGRISIPTALTGLVLYSRAMISMLFLGYLGELELAGGSLSIGFANITGYSVLSGLAMGMEPICGQAYGAKQWKLLGLTLQRTILLLLSASLPISFLWFNMKRILLWCGQDEQISSTAHTFITFAVPDLVFLSLLHPLRIYLRSQNITMPVTYCSFISVILHVPLNYLLVVRFKMGIAGVALAMVWTNLNLLLCLLLFILVSGVHEVSWVSPSVDCLKGWSALLRLAIPTCASVCLEWWWYEFMIMLCGLLVNPKTTVASMGILIQTTSLVYVFPSALSLGVSTRVGNELGADRPANARKATIVSLACAVVVGLMAMAFTTSMRHRWGRLFTSDAEILELTAVALPISGLCELGNCPQTTGCGVLRGSARPNTGANINLGSFYLVGMPVAILMGFAAGMGFAGLWLGLLAAQASCATLMAYVVVTTDWAVEAKRAQELTKASKSSSAAILPIANDSYGICNAVPASTQDGKKIANLEEIRCDGDDGKSDPLETDKLIPVE; encoded by the exons ATGTGCAATACCACTCCCGACTCTCAGCTGCCTTTCTCCTCACCAAagtccaacctcttggacgtccCCCATAAGGAGCACTCGGAAGAGGACCTCCAAAGATGGCCTACTCTCTCTGAG GTGGTAGAGGAAATGAGAGCCATAGGAAGGATATCCATCCCTACAGCTCTCACTGGTCTGGTCCTCTATTCGCGCGCCATGATCTCGATGCTCTTCCTCGGCTACCTCGGTGAGCTCGAGCTCGCCGGTGGCTCCCTCTCCATCGGCTTCGCCAACATCACGGGCTACTCGGTCCTGTCGGGCCTCGCCATGGGCATGGAGCCCATCTGCGGCCAGGCCTACGGTGCGAAGCAGTGGAAGCTCCTGGGCCTTACCCTCCAAAGAAccattctcctcctcctctccgctTCCCTTCCGATCTCCTTCCTCTGGTTCAACATGAAGAGGATTCTCCTGTGGTGTGGCCAGGACGAACAAATCTCCTCCACTGCCCACACCTTCATCACCTTCGCTGTCCCGGACCTCGTCTTCCTCTCACTCCTCCACCCTCTAAGAATCTATCTGAGGTCTCAGAACATCACCATGCCGGTCACCTACTGTTCTTTCATCTCCGTCATCCTTCACGTCCCGTTAAACTACCTCCTCGTCGTCCGCTTCAAAATGGGCATCGCGGGCGTCGCCTTGGCGATGGTCTGGACTAATCTGAACCTCCTTCTTTGCTTGCTTCTCTTCATACTGGTCTCTGGAGTCCACGAGGTGTCATGGGTGAGCCCGAGTGTGGACTGCCTCAAAGGGTGGTCGGCGCTGCTCAGGCTCGCCATCCCGACGTGCGCCTCAGTGTGCCTCGAGTGGTGGTGGTACGAGTTCATGATCATGCTGTGCGGCCTCTTGGTGAATCCAAAGACCACGGTGGCGTCGATGGGTATACTGATCCAGACGACGTCGCTGGTGTATGTCTTCCCCTCGGCGCTAAGCCTCGGGGTGTCGACCAGGGTGGGAAACGAGCTGGGAGCGGATCGGCCCGCCAACGCCCGGAAAGCCACGATCGTGTCGTTGGCCTGCGCGGTGGTGGTCGGGCTGATGGCGATGGCGTTCACCACCTCGATGAGGCACCGGTGGGGGAGGCTGTTCACGAGCGATGCAGAGATTTTGGAGCTCACGGCGGTGGCTCTGCCGATATCCGGGCTTTGCGAGCTCGGGAACTGCCCGCAGACGACGGGGTGCGGCGTGCTGAGGGGGAGCGCGAGGCCCAACACTGGGGCGAACATCAACCTGGGTTCCTTCTACTTGGTCGGCATGCCGGTCGCCATCTTGATGGGTTTCGCCGCCGGCATGGGCTTCGCCGGCCTGTGGTTGGGCTTGCTTGCGGCGCAGGCGTCATGCGCGACGTTGATGGCATATGTGGTGGTTACGACGGATTGGGCGGTGGAGGCGAAGAGAGCTCAAGAGTTGACCAAGGCTTCTAAGTCTTCTTCTGCTGCTATCCTTCCTATTGCTAATGATTCCTATGGCATTTGCAATGCTGTTCCAGCTTCTACTCAAGATGGCAAGAAGATAGCTAATTTGGAAGAGATACGGTGCGATGGTGATGATGGGAAGAGCGATCCTTTAGAGACAGATAAGCTCATTCCTGTGGAATAA